The Sphingobium sp. BYY-5 genome contains a region encoding:
- a CDS encoding HAMP domain-containing sensor histidine kinase yields MSRTGLFHSVFGRVTLSALLVSLLSTFALFLVVRQIVDGDGRAMLAREVDTDLAGLADIYVSGGYEELRARIADRFAVQREDDERVWYLLADADGHPVAGNLDRWPAIAPEVSEARFVALSNGERMFARATRLGPDARLVVGRSDYRGQALLARLAVAFATAGALIAMLSLVAGHFAARRLRARVESVNATFAAVRAGHIAARAPGAGDNDELTELAANTNTMLDQVERLIEAQRAVSDQTAHEIRTPLMHLDTRILKAMVATDDKMLLRTLDQSRGEIREVVRLLDSLLDIAGTQAMRGDLRGLAEISLSDIAENLADLYGASAEDLGIGFHARITPGIMFRADSMQMMRLMSNLLDNGFKYVPSGGTVSLELSPGPRIVVEDDGPGIPLTDRQRIFERYVRLDGAPDGGHGLGLSLALAIAERHELSLHVEDAAPGARFVVQPEDGP; encoded by the coding sequence ATGTCTAGGACTGGCCTGTTTCACTCGGTTTTTGGCCGGGTCACGCTGTCGGCGCTCCTGGTCAGCCTGCTTTCGACGTTCGCCCTGTTCCTCGTGGTCCGGCAGATCGTGGATGGTGACGGGCGGGCGATGCTGGCGCGGGAGGTCGATACAGACCTTGCCGGCCTTGCCGATATTTATGTCAGTGGCGGGTATGAAGAGCTGCGGGCGCGTATCGCGGATCGGTTCGCCGTCCAGCGGGAAGATGACGAACGTGTCTGGTATCTGTTGGCAGATGCCGACGGACATCCGGTCGCGGGCAATCTCGACCGATGGCCGGCCATCGCGCCCGAAGTGTCGGAGGCGCGCTTCGTTGCGCTCTCGAACGGTGAACGCATGTTCGCGCGGGCGACCCGGCTCGGTCCTGATGCGCGGTTGGTCGTCGGGCGCAGCGACTATCGTGGCCAGGCGCTGTTGGCCCGGCTGGCCGTGGCGTTCGCAACCGCGGGTGCGCTGATCGCGATGCTTAGCCTGGTGGCGGGGCATTTCGCGGCGCGTCGGCTGCGAGCGCGGGTCGAATCCGTGAACGCCACATTCGCAGCGGTCCGGGCCGGCCATATCGCGGCGCGGGCGCCGGGGGCGGGGGACAATGATGAGCTGACCGAACTCGCCGCCAATACAAACACTATGCTGGATCAGGTCGAACGGCTGATCGAAGCGCAGCGCGCCGTGTCGGACCAGACCGCGCATGAGATACGCACGCCGCTCATGCATCTCGACACCCGTATCCTCAAGGCGATGGTGGCCACGGACGACAAGATGCTGCTTCGCACGCTCGACCAGTCGCGTGGGGAAATACGCGAGGTTGTCCGCCTGCTCGATTCGCTGCTGGACATTGCGGGGACACAGGCAATGCGGGGCGATCTGCGAGGCTTGGCTGAAATCAGCCTCAGCGATATCGCCGAAAACCTGGCCGATCTCTATGGCGCGAGCGCGGAGGATCTAGGCATCGGTTTTCATGCTCGTATCACGCCGGGCATCATGTTCCGCGCCGACTCGATGCAGATGATGCGGCTTATGTCCAACCTGCTCGACAATGGCTTCAAATATGTGCCCAGCGGCGGGACCGTATCGCTCGAACTGTCGCCGGGGCCGCGGATCGTCGTGGAGGATGACGGTCCCGGCATACCGCTGACCGACCGGCAACGCATCTTCGAACGCTATGTCCGTCTGGATGGTGCGCCCGACGGCGGCCATGGTCTAGGCCTTTCCCTTGCTTTGGCGATTGCAGAGCGGCATGAGCTGTCGCTGCATGTGGAGGACGCTGCGCCCGGCGCGCGCTTCGTCGTCCAGCCTGAGGATGGACCATGA
- a CDS encoding sulfite exporter TauE/SafE family protein translates to MQGDIMTWLVPLVAMLGAGLIAGFAAGIFGIGGGFVVVPALLVVLPLLGGTHDAIAHVAIGTSAATIIVTSIRSLLAHAKRGAVEFEVLKAWAPWIVLGCGAGVLLAGHVNGNTLKMIFATGVALMSLNFLLPSINGKVVSDTMPSGIVRMGIAGGLGTFSSLLGIGGGVIAIMVMTLCGRTIHRAIATASGIGTLIAIPTTIGFAIIGFKEAGLPWGSLGYINVPATLAIASMSMLTAPLGVAAAHSLPAGPLKKIFGVYLIVIAVIMFRNAVNG, encoded by the coding sequence ATGCAGGGCGATATCATGACCTGGCTGGTTCCACTTGTCGCCATGCTCGGCGCGGGCCTCATCGCTGGTTTCGCGGCGGGCATTTTTGGCATCGGCGGCGGCTTCGTCGTCGTGCCAGCTCTGCTGGTGGTGCTGCCGTTGCTGGGGGGCACACATGACGCCATCGCTCACGTCGCCATCGGCACGTCGGCGGCTACCATCATCGTCACCTCGATCCGCTCCCTGCTGGCCCATGCCAAGCGCGGGGCAGTGGAATTTGAGGTGCTCAAGGCGTGGGCGCCCTGGATCGTGCTGGGCTGCGGCGCGGGCGTGCTGCTTGCCGGCCATGTCAACGGCAACACGCTCAAGATGATCTTCGCGACCGGCGTGGCGCTCATGTCTCTGAACTTCCTGCTGCCCAGCATCAACGGCAAGGTTGTCAGCGACACCATGCCGTCAGGCATCGTGCGCATGGGCATCGCCGGCGGCCTAGGGACTTTTTCTTCGCTGCTGGGCATCGGCGGCGGCGTGATCGCGATCATGGTGATGACCTTGTGCGGCCGCACGATCCACCGCGCCATCGCCACCGCCTCCGGCATCGGCACGTTGATCGCCATTCCCACCACGATCGGCTTCGCCATCATCGGCTTCAAGGAAGCCGGTCTGCCCTGGGGATCGCTGGGCTATATCAACGTGCCCGCGACATTGGCGATCGCCTCCATGTCGATGCTGACCGCACCGCTCGGCGTCGCCGCCGCGCACAGCCTGCCGGCCGGACCACTCAAGAAAATCTTCGGCGTTTATCTGATCGTCATCGCCGTCATCATGTTCCGCAACGCGGTCAACGGGTAA
- a CDS encoding IS5 family transposase (programmed frameshift), producing the protein MDRFVLTDAQWAKMEPHCLGKITDPGRSGRNNRLFMEAVLWIVRTGSPWRDLPAQFGNWSTAFRRFRDWREADVFKRIFDALTEEPDMEYAMIDATIVKVHRHGQGAKGGPSSQAIGRSKGGMTTKILALTDALGNLVRFRLMPGNRFDSVGVAPLIEGVEFGALLADKAFDSNDIIADLNERGARIVISQHPRRAIPIRLDTEMYKWRHLIENFFCKLKEFKRIAMRACKTDQSFSAMIYLAAAVINSR; encoded by the exons ATGGATCGTTTTGTACTGACGGACGCCCAGTGGGCGAAGATGGAACCGCATTGTCTTGGCAAGATCACCGATCCCGGACGCAGCGGCAGGAACAATCGACTATTCATGGAGGCGGTGCTGTGGATTGTGCGAACGGGCAGTCCTTGGCGCGACCTGCCCGCCCAGTTCGGCAACTGGAGTACGGCGTTTCGGCGGTTCCGTGATTGGCGCGAAGCGGATGTTTTCAAGCGGATTTTCGATGCTTTGACGGAGGAGCCAGACATGGAATACGCCATGATCGATGCGACCATCGTGAAAGTTCACCGGCACGGTCAAGGTGCAAAAGGGGGAC CTTCGAGCCAGGCCATTGGCCGCTCCAAAGGCGGCATGACGACCAAGATATTGGCGCTAACCGATGCCTTGGGCAACCTTGTGCGCTTTCGCCTGATGCCGGGCAATCGTTTCGATAGCGTCGGTGTTGCCCCGCTGATCGAAGGCGTCGAGTTTGGGGCGTTGCTTGCCGACAAAGCTTTCGACAGCAACGACATCATTGCCGATCTCAACGAACGCGGTGCCAGGATCGTCATCTCTCAGCATCCACGCCGCGCCATACCTATTCGGCTCGACACTGAAATGTATAAATGGCGACACCTGATCGAAAACTTCTTCTGCAAACTCAAAGAGTTCAAACGTATCGCCATGCGTGCCTGCAAAACAGACCAAAGCTTCTCAGCAATGATCTATCTCGCTGCCGCCGTCATCAATTCACGATGA
- a CDS encoding phosphatidylserine/phosphatidylglycerophosphate/cardiolipin synthase family protein has protein sequence MATVKPAPPSGDAEEIRVTLAGNRLRLITEGAVLRTALIALIDHARHSLKLYYYIFAQDGSGTLVRDALIAARARGVAVTLMVDGFGSSYTPDSFFAPLVEAGAHFGRFGTRRSTRYLIRNHQKMAIADDQRLLIGGFNIEDGYFGIPADNCWRDLGLLVEGDQVQAMTRWYGQLWRWVSTRKQRFRTLRQMVRNWNPTLHHAPAEPFRWLIGGPTRRLSPWAQVVKHDLDHARRVDMIAAYFSPGRGMLKRIARATLYQGARIILPAKSDNGATVAAARLLYAPLLRRGVEIYEYQPCKLHMKLLVIDDAVFIGSANFDMRSLFLNLEVMLRIEDAGFAAAVRNFITGEAAASRQITLEQHLASRTFLTLLKQGISYLLVGVLDYTVTRRLNFRDPNAD, from the coding sequence ATGGCGACCGTCAAGCCCGCCCCCCCGTCCGGCGACGCGGAAGAGATTCGCGTCACGCTGGCGGGCAATCGCCTGCGCCTTATCACGGAAGGAGCGGTGTTGCGCACGGCGTTGATCGCATTGATCGACCATGCGCGCCACAGCCTCAAACTCTATTATTATATCTTCGCCCAGGACGGCAGCGGGACACTGGTGCGCGATGCGCTGATCGCCGCGCGCGCACGCGGCGTGGCGGTGACGCTCATGGTCGACGGCTTCGGTTCCAGCTACACGCCCGACAGCTTTTTTGCGCCGCTGGTCGAAGCCGGGGCACATTTCGGGCGATTTGGCACGCGGCGCTCCACCCGATACCTGATCCGCAACCATCAGAAGATGGCGATAGCCGATGACCAGCGCCTGCTTATCGGCGGCTTCAATATCGAAGACGGCTATTTCGGCATCCCCGCCGACAATTGTTGGCGCGACCTCGGCCTGCTGGTCGAGGGCGATCAGGTCCAGGCGATGACCCGCTGGTATGGGCAGCTCTGGCGCTGGGTATCGACCAGGAAGCAACGCTTCCGGACGCTGCGCCAAATGGTGCGCAACTGGAATCCGACGCTGCATCATGCTCCGGCCGAACCCTTCCGCTGGCTGATCGGCGGCCCGACCCGGCGGCTGAGCCCATGGGCACAGGTCGTCAAACATGATCTGGACCATGCCCGGCGCGTCGACATGATCGCCGCTTATTTCTCGCCTGGACGCGGCATGTTGAAACGTATCGCACGAGCTACCCTGTACCAGGGCGCGCGCATCATCCTACCGGCGAAATCCGATAATGGCGCGACCGTCGCCGCCGCACGGCTGCTCTACGCCCCCCTGCTTCGTCGCGGAGTCGAGATTTACGAATACCAGCCCTGCAAGCTGCACATGAAACTGCTGGTCATCGATGATGCCGTCTTCATCGGCTCCGCCAATTTCGACATGCGCAGCCTGTTCCTGAACCTGGAGGTAATGCTGCGCATCGAGGATGCGGGCTTTGCCGCGGCGGTCCGTAATTTTATCACCGGCGAGGCAGCCGCAAGCCGCCAGATCACGCTGGAACAGCATCTTGCCAGCCGGACGTTCCTGACCTTGCTGAAGCAGGGGATCAGCTATCTGCTTGTCGGCGTGCTGGACTATACCGTCACGCGGCGGCTTAATTTCCGCGATCCGAACGCGGACTGA
- a CDS encoding peptidylprolyl isomerase translates to MTHRFCAALLAVLTAAPAIAADPPATPAAVVAQAPAAAWRAIPADALLVMTIEGGKRVVIQLAPAFSPRHVANIQALARAHWWDGTSINRVQDNYVVQWGDATEKKSMPPGLTATSPLDYAVPLANRRLQVTPLPYADPYAPTTGYVGGWPVAMDGTSAWLPHCYGYVGVGRNLSPDAGTGAELYAVIGQAPRQLDRNIAVVGRVIDGMANLSSLPRGSGELGFYTAQEHQVPILSIRLASDLPDAERPRFQEMDVASRSFADYLRLRANRKDDFYDRPAGGVDLCNAPVPVRAAP, encoded by the coding sequence ATGACCCATCGCTTTTGCGCCGCGCTGCTTGCCGTTCTGACCGCTGCTCCTGCCATCGCCGCCGATCCGCCCGCCACGCCGGCGGCTGTCGTGGCGCAGGCGCCGGCTGCGGCCTGGCGCGCCATCCCCGCCGATGCACTGCTGGTCATGACCATCGAAGGCGGCAAGCGGGTGGTCATCCAGCTCGCGCCGGCCTTCTCGCCGCGGCACGTCGCCAATATCCAGGCGCTGGCAAGGGCGCATTGGTGGGACGGCACCAGCATCAACCGGGTGCAGGATAATTATGTCGTGCAATGGGGTGACGCGACCGAGAAGAAGTCGATGCCACCGGGCCTGACCGCCACCAGCCCGCTCGATTATGCTGTACCGCTGGCCAATCGGCGGTTGCAGGTCACGCCTTTGCCCTATGCCGATCCCTATGCGCCCACGACCGGCTATGTCGGTGGCTGGCCGGTGGCGATGGATGGGACGTCGGCCTGGCTGCCGCATTGCTACGGCTATGTCGGGGTCGGCCGCAACCTCTCGCCCGACGCCGGGACCGGGGCAGAGCTATATGCCGTGATCGGCCAGGCGCCGCGCCAGCTCGACCGCAATATCGCCGTGGTCGGCCGGGTGATCGATGGCATGGCAAATCTTTCCAGCCTGCCGCGTGGTTCGGGCGAACTGGGCTTTTATACGGCGCAGGAGCATCAGGTGCCGATCCTTTCCATCCGCTTGGCCAGCGACCTGCCTGATGCGGAACGGCCGCGCTTCCAGGAGATGGATGTCGCCTCACGGAGCTTTGCCGACTATCTGCGCCTGCGCGCCAACCGGAAGGATGATTTTTATGATCGTCCGGCCGGCGGCGTCGACCTTTGTAACGCGCCGGTGCCGGTCAGGGCTGCGCCTTAA
- the bla gene encoding class A beta-lactamase gives MSQLPRISACLFALGLFFAPLPSADAFGPPPKPLVEQTAQAKLLAEFERFAALSDGTVGIAVRDLQTGETQSFHGDTLFPMASAYKVAVAGRIFALIDAGEVRLDDQLALDPALASEGGIVWMFSRPGATLSVEKLLELMLQKSDNNATDVLVARAGGPAAITRFVAKLGVTGLRVDSDTAHLLYRAMGISPLSGSFRQNADAARRADPQIGVRDMRDLPNPAFIMDPRDTSTPSAMLDLITAYESGRALKPDSTQRLFTIMAHCQTGKARIAGMLPSGTAVAHKTGSLNGIGNDVGVVRLPDGRRFAVVVFVMKDSKGHVARDRVIAEAARAAYDYFLYAPERAHGLTHKS, from the coding sequence ATGTCGCAATTGCCCCGTATCTCCGCCTGTTTGTTCGCCCTTGGCCTGTTCTTCGCGCCGCTGCCCAGCGCCGACGCCTTCGGCCCGCCGCCCAAGCCGCTGGTCGAGCAGACGGCGCAGGCCAAGTTGCTGGCGGAATTTGAGCGTTTTGCCGCGCTTTCTGACGGTACGGTCGGGATTGCCGTGCGCGACTTGCAGACCGGTGAGACCCAGAGCTTCCATGGCGACACGCTATTCCCGATGGCGAGCGCCTATAAGGTCGCGGTCGCCGGCAGGATTTTCGCGCTGATCGATGCCGGCGAAGTGCGGCTGGACGATCAACTGGCGCTCGACCCCGCGCTGGCGAGCGAGGGCGGCATCGTCTGGATGTTCTCGCGTCCCGGCGCGACGCTCTCGGTCGAAAAGCTGCTCGAACTGATGCTTCAGAAGAGCGACAACAATGCGACCGACGTGCTGGTCGCGCGTGCTGGCGGACCAGCGGCAATCACTCGATTCGTGGCGAAGCTGGGCGTCACCGGCCTGCGGGTCGACAGCGACACCGCGCATCTCCTCTATCGCGCCATGGGTATCAGTCCCCTGTCGGGCAGCTTTCGCCAGAATGCCGATGCCGCGCGCCGCGCCGACCCTCAGATTGGCGTGCGGGACATGCGCGATCTACCCAATCCGGCCTTCATCATGGATCCGCGCGATACGTCCACGCCCTCGGCGATGCTCGATCTTATCACCGCCTATGAATCGGGCCGTGCGCTAAAGCCTGACAGCACCCAGCGTCTTTTCACCATCATGGCGCATTGTCAGACGGGGAAGGCCAGGATTGCGGGCATGTTGCCGTCCGGCACGGCGGTCGCGCACAAAACCGGCTCCTTGAACGGCATCGGGAATGACGTGGGCGTAGTGCGCCTGCCCGATGGGCGCAGGTTCGCCGTTGTCGTCTTCGTGATGAAGGATAGCAAGGGTCATGTCGCGCGCGACCGGGTCATCGCGGAGGCGGCACGGGCCGCCTATGACTATTTCCTCTACGCTCCCGAAAGGGCGCACGGTCTGACGCATAAGAGTTAA
- a CDS encoding glycine zipper domain-containing protein has product MNIRKTILATVLAAATLSAIVPSVSYARDGDRRWSRDRHYRDHDRRDGYYADRRGYRDDRRYRCRKSGGTTGLLVGGVAGALLGRAVDTHGDRAPGTIIGAGAGALAGRAIDRNSKC; this is encoded by the coding sequence ATGAACATCCGCAAAACCATACTGGCCACCGTGCTGGCTGCCGCCACCCTGTCGGCTATCGTGCCGTCGGTGTCCTATGCCCGTGACGGTGATCGTCGCTGGAGCCGCGACCGCCATTATCGCGACCATGACCGCCGCGATGGCTATTATGCCGACCGGCGCGGTTATCGCGACGATCGTCGTTATCGCTGCCGCAAGTCGGGCGGCACCACCGGCCTGCTGGTGGGCGGCGTCGCGGGCGCATTGCTGGGTCGGGCGGTCGATACCCATGGCGACCGGGCGCCGGGCACCATCATCGGCGCAGGCGCAGGCGCCCTGGCCGGCCGGGCAATCGACCGCAATTCCAAGTGCTGA
- a CDS encoding DUF962 domain-containing protein yields the protein MTGIRRFGDFWPYYLQQHARPGTRALHYAGTSLVIILAIATPLTGRWWMVVALPLAGYGFAWVGHSLVERNRPATFRHPLWSLRADFMMWHRFLTGGIKRDLARAGVNPDGTVDPARRIVA from the coding sequence ATGACCGGCATCAGGCGCTTTGGCGATTTCTGGCCCTATTATCTGCAACAACATGCGCGTCCCGGTACGCGCGCGCTTCATTATGCGGGCACCAGTCTGGTCATCATACTGGCGATTGCGACGCCGCTGACCGGCCGCTGGTGGATGGTGGTGGCGCTGCCGCTGGCGGGCTATGGCTTTGCCTGGGTGGGCCATAGTCTGGTGGAGCGCAATCGCCCCGCGACCTTTCGGCATCCGCTCTGGTCGCTTCGGGCCGATTTCATGATGTGGCACCGTTTCCTGACCGGTGGGATAAAGCGCGACCTTGCCAGGGCGGGCGTCAATCCTGACGGAACCGTCGATCCCGCGCGACGGATTGTCGCCTGA
- the rpoZ gene encoding DNA-directed RNA polymerase subunit omega: MARVTVEDCVDKVTNRFDLVLLAAQRAREISGGAELTLDRDRDKNPVVALREIAEETVLPDDLHDSLVVSLQKVQIDDDDTPDEIGSIAQSAEALRLTAAAPPRNQNIGGDYDG; this comes from the coding sequence TTGGCCCGCGTCACCGTCGAAGATTGCGTCGACAAGGTTACCAACCGTTTTGACCTCGTCCTACTCGCCGCCCAGCGCGCGCGGGAAATTTCTGGTGGCGCCGAGCTGACGCTCGACCGCGACCGCGACAAGAATCCCGTCGTTGCCCTGCGCGAGATTGCGGAAGAAACGGTTCTGCCGGACGATCTGCATGATTCGCTGGTCGTGTCGCTGCAGAAGGTGCAGATCGACGATGACGACACGCCCGATGAGATTGGTTCGATCGCCCAGTCGGCGGAGGCTCTGCGCCTGACCGCTGCTGCGCCGCCGCGCAATCAGAATATCGGCGGCGACTACGACGGCTGA
- a CDS encoding response regulator transcription factor, with product MGQSDQISVLLVEDDAAARANIAAILSSAGMIVEQVEDGSAGLHRAGSGGYDVIILDRMLPYLSGIDVVTRMRVAGVGVPVLMLSALGRSEHRVEGLESGVDDYLAKPFEPDELIARVRALWRRASRRQHEPMLLFGDLECHVKARTVFRQGRHLPLSPKEFELFRYLMDHAGEVVTREMLLRHVWKLSFDPQTNVVDVNVGRLRRKLEDGFDSPVLETVWGTGYRLIARTGSADV from the coding sequence ATGGGGCAGTCCGATCAAATTTCCGTCTTGCTGGTGGAGGATGATGCGGCGGCGCGCGCCAATATCGCCGCCATATTGAGCAGCGCCGGTATGATTGTGGAGCAGGTGGAGGATGGCTCGGCCGGGCTGCACCGCGCCGGCAGTGGCGGATATGATGTCATCATCCTCGATCGCATGTTGCCCTATCTGTCGGGCATCGACGTCGTTACCCGTATGCGCGTCGCCGGGGTCGGCGTGCCCGTTCTGATGCTGTCTGCTCTTGGCCGCAGCGAGCATCGGGTCGAAGGCCTTGAAAGCGGCGTGGATGATTATCTTGCCAAACCCTTCGAACCGGACGAACTGATCGCGCGCGTCCGCGCGCTCTGGCGCCGGGCCAGCCGCCGTCAGCATGAGCCGATGCTGCTGTTCGGCGACTTGGAATGCCATGTGAAGGCGCGCACTGTCTTTCGCCAGGGGCGGCACCTGCCGCTGTCGCCCAAGGAGTTCGAACTGTTCCGCTATCTGATGGATCATGCGGGTGAGGTGGTGACGCGCGAAATGCTGCTGCGCCATGTCTGGAAATTGAGCTTCGATCCCCAGACCAATGTCGTCGACGTCAATGTCGGGCGCCTTCGGCGCAAGCTGGAGGACGGGTTCGACAGTCCGGTACTCGAAACCGTGTGGGGCACGGGCTATCGATTGATCGCCCGAACCGGCTCGGCGGATGTCTAG
- the ung gene encoding uracil-DNA glycosylase, translating into MSDTIKLHESWRTPLAEQFAAPHMQALKTFLQTEKAAGKRIFPKGSEYFRALDLTPLDQAKVVILGQDPYHGEGQAHGLCFSVQPGVRTPPSLVNIYKEMQADLGITPARHGFLEHWAKQGVLLLNSVLTVEMGRAASHQGKGWELFTDAIVRLVAQKEEPVVFLLWGAYAQRKASFVDQNRHLVIKSAHPSPLSAHNGFLGSRPFSKANAFLEAKGRGAIDWALPEIGTAIP; encoded by the coding sequence ATGAGCGACACGATCAAACTGCACGAAAGCTGGCGTACGCCGCTGGCCGAGCAATTCGCCGCCCCGCACATGCAGGCGCTCAAGACCTTCCTGCAGACGGAGAAAGCTGCGGGGAAGCGCATCTTCCCCAAGGGCAGCGAATATTTCCGCGCGCTAGACCTCACCCCGCTCGACCAGGCAAAGGTAGTGATATTGGGGCAAGACCCCTATCATGGCGAAGGTCAGGCGCATGGACTGTGCTTTTCGGTCCAGCCCGGCGTGCGCACCCCGCCCTCTCTGGTCAATATCTACAAGGAGATGCAGGCGGACCTGGGCATCACGCCGGCGCGTCACGGCTTTCTGGAGCATTGGGCGAAACAGGGGGTGTTGCTGCTCAACAGCGTACTGACGGTGGAGATGGGCCGCGCCGCATCGCATCAGGGCAAGGGCTGGGAATTATTCACCGACGCGATCGTGCGCCTCGTCGCGCAGAAGGAGGAACCGGTCGTGTTCCTCCTCTGGGGCGCCTATGCCCAGCGCAAAGCGAGCTTTGTCGACCAGAACCGCCATCTGGTCATCAAGTCGGCGCACCCCTCCCCCCTGTCGGCGCATAATGGTTTTCTCGGCTCTCGCCCCTTTTCCAAGGCCAACGCCTTTCTGGAGGCCAAGGGACGCGGCGCGATCGACTGGGCCTTGCCGGAGATCGGGACGGCAATTCCGTAA
- a CDS encoding Lrp/AsnC family transcriptional regulator → MDRFDVAIMEALQADSQRSMQELSELIGLSPSACHRRVKALEDGGVIAGYAARLNPVVLGLDLHAFVEISLTSQSREAMDRFEAAAADFPEILECHLMAGHADYLLRVAAADLKGFDDIHRDCLARLPGVSAIRTSFAIRRIRDWRGYRLRGLKAQP, encoded by the coding sequence ATGGATAGGTTCGATGTTGCGATCATGGAAGCGCTCCAGGCCGACTCACAGCGTTCCATGCAGGAATTGAGCGAACTGATCGGCCTTTCGCCCTCCGCCTGCCATCGCCGGGTCAAGGCGCTGGAGGATGGCGGCGTGATCGCGGGCTATGCCGCCCGCCTCAATCCGGTAGTGCTCGGCTTGGACCTCCACGCCTTCGTCGAAATCTCGCTCACCAGCCAGAGCCGCGAGGCGATGGACCGGTTCGAAGCGGCGGCCGCAGACTTCCCCGAAATATTGGAATGCCATCTGATGGCGGGCCATGCCGACTATCTGCTCCGTGTCGCCGCCGCCGACCTTAAAGGGTTCGACGACATCCACCGCGACTGCCTCGCCCGCCTGCCGGGCGTATCGGCGATCCGCACCAGCTTCGCCATCCGTCGCATCCGCGACTGGCGCGGCTACCGCTTGCGTGGGCTTAAGGCGCAGCCCTGA
- the ald gene encoding alanine dehydrogenase: MIVGTVKEIKNHEYRVGLTPESVHELTAHGHRVLVETGAGEGIGASDALYEKAGAEIIATAADIFATAEMIVKVKEPQPQERAMLRPGQILYTYLHLAPDPEQTRDLIASGATCIAYETVTDASGGLPLLKPMSQVAGRMSIQAGATALEKAHGGRGVLLGGVPGVLPAKVVVIGGGVVGFNAAQMAAGLGADVTILDRSPEVLEKLGMYFEARAKTRFSNRANLAECVAEADLVIGAVLIPGAAAPKLVSAEMLKTMKKGAVLVDVAIDQGGCFETSHATTHAEPTYVVDGVVHYCVANMPGAVARTSTYALNNVTLPHALRIAELGWKDALRRDPHLRAGLNIWDGKVTYQAVAEDLGLPYTPVEDAIA; encoded by the coding sequence ATGATCGTCGGCACCGTCAAAGAGATCAAGAATCACGAATATCGCGTCGGCCTGACGCCTGAGAGCGTGCATGAACTGACCGCGCACGGTCATCGCGTGCTGGTGGAAACCGGCGCGGGCGAGGGCATCGGCGCCAGCGACGCGCTCTATGAGAAGGCAGGCGCCGAGATTATCGCCACTGCCGCCGACATCTTCGCCACTGCCGAGATGATCGTGAAGGTGAAGGAGCCGCAGCCGCAAGAACGCGCCATGCTGCGCCCCGGCCAGATCCTCTACACCTATCTGCACCTTGCGCCCGATCCGGAGCAGACCCGTGACCTGATCGCCAGCGGGGCGACCTGCATCGCTTATGAAACCGTGACTGACGCGTCGGGCGGCCTGCCGCTGCTCAAGCCGATGAGCCAGGTTGCCGGCCGCATGTCGATCCAGGCCGGCGCGACCGCGCTGGAGAAGGCGCATGGCGGCCGCGGCGTATTGCTGGGCGGCGTGCCGGGCGTGCTGCCGGCCAAGGTTGTGGTGATCGGCGGCGGTGTCGTCGGCTTCAACGCGGCGCAGATGGCGGCGGGCCTGGGCGCCGACGTCACCATCCTCGACCGCAGCCCCGAAGTGCTGGAAAAGCTGGGCATGTATTTCGAGGCGCGGGCCAAGACCCGCTTCTCCAACCGTGCGAACCTTGCCGAATGCGTGGCCGAGGCGGACCTGGTGATTGGCGCGGTGTTGATCCCCGGGGCCGCCGCACCCAAGCTGGTCAGCGCGGAAATGCTCAAGACCATGAAGAAGGGTGCGGTTCTGGTCGATGTCGCGATCGACCAGGGCGGCTGCTTTGAAACCAGCCACGCCACCACCCATGCCGAGCCGACCTATGTGGTCGATGGCGTCGTCCATTATTGCGTCGCCAACATGCCCGGCGCGGTCGCGCGCACCAGCACCTATGCGCTCAACAATGTGACGCTGCCCCATGCCCTGCGCATCGCCGAGTTGGGCTGGAAGGATGCGCTGCGCCGCGATCCGCACCTGCGCGCCGGCCTCAACATCTGGGACGGCAAGGTGACGTATCAGGCGGTGGCAGAGGACCTGGGCTTGCCCTATACTCCGGTGGAAGACGCGATCGCCTGA